One Bos indicus x Bos taurus breed Angus x Brahman F1 hybrid chromosome 6, Bos_hybrid_MaternalHap_v2.0, whole genome shotgun sequence genomic window carries:
- the GRSF1 gene encoding G-rich sequence factor 1 isoform X3, which yields MDGSAASNLTTQESKTTYLEDLPPLPEYELPPSKLGEEVDDVYLIRAQGLPWSCTVEDVLSFFSDCRIRNGENGIHFLLNRDGKRRGDALIEMESEQDVQKALEKHRMYMGQRYVEVYEINNEDVDALMKSLHVKSAPMVNDGVVRLRGLPYSCNEKDIVDFFAGLNIVDITFVMDYRGRRKTGEAYVQFEEPEMASQALLKHREEIGNRYIEIFPSRRNEVRTHVGSHKGKKIASSPTAKYITEPEMVFEEHEVNEDIRPMTAFESEKEIELPKEMSEKIPEAVDFGTTSSLHFVHMRGLPFQANAQDIINFFAPLKPVRITMEYSSSGKATGEADVHFDTHEDAVAAMLKDRSHVHHRYIELFLNSCPKGK from the exons GAATCCAAAACTACCTACCTGGAGGATCTTCCACCTCTCCCTGAGTATGAATTGCCTCCGTCCAAGTTGGGAGAGGAAGTGGATGATGTTTATCTCATTCGAGCTCAAGGATTGCCATGGTCTTGCACTGTAGAAGATGTGCTTAGCTTTTTCTCAG ACTGCAGAATTCGCAATGGTGAGAATGGAATTCATTTCCTCTTAAATAGAGATGGGAAACGAAGGGGTGATGCCTTAATTGAAATGGAGTCCGAGCAGGATGTGCAAAAAGCCTTAGAAAAACACCGCATGTACATGGGGCAGCGGTATGTGGAAG tctATGAGATAAACAATGAAGATGTGGATGCCTTAATGAAGAGCCTGCATGTCAAATCTGCACCTATGGTAAATGATGGAGTGGTTCGCTTGAGAGGACTTCCTTATAGTTGCAACGAGAAAGACATCGTAGATTTTTTTGCAG GACTGAATATAGTAGACATTACTTTTGTCATGGATTATagagggagaagaaaaacagGAGAAGCCTATGTGCAGTTTGAAGAACCAGAAATGGCCAGCCAAGCCCTTTTGAAACACAGGGAAGAAATTGGCAACCG ATATATAGAGATATTTCCAAGCAGAAGGAATGAAGTTCGAACACATGTTGGTTctcataagggaaaaaaaatagcatcttCTCCCACTGCTAAATATATAACTGAGCCAGAAATGGTCTTTGAAGAGCATGAAGTAAATGAGGATATCCGACCCATGACAGCTTTTGAAAGTGAGAAGGAAATAG AATTGCCTAAGGAGATGTCAGAAAAGATACCAGAGGCTGTTGATTTTGGAACTACGTCTTCACTACATTTTGTCCATATGAGAGGATTGCCTTTCCAAGCCAATGCCCAAGACATTATAAAT ttttttgcTCCATTGAAGCCTGTTAGAATCACCATGGAATACAGTTCCAGTGGGAAGGCCACTGGAGAAGCTGATGTGCACTTCGATACCCATGAGGATGCTGTTGCAGCTATGCTCAAGGATCGGTCCCATGTTC
- the GRSF1 gene encoding G-rich sequence factor 1 isoform X1 has protein sequence MAGTRWVLGALLRGCGCNCSSCRRTGAACLPFYSTAGSFPSGVSGRRRLLLLLGAAAAAASQTRGFQSGPVTAGRLAGPPTAAASAAAAAAAASYPALRAPLLPQSLAAAAAGPARGYSQESKTTYLEDLPPLPEYELPPSKLGEEVDDVYLIRAQGLPWSCTVEDVLSFFSDCRIRNGENGIHFLLNRDGKRRGDALIEMESEQDVQKALEKHRMYMGQRYVEVYEINNEDVDALMKSLHVKSAPMVNDGVVRLRGLPYSCNEKDIVDFFAGLNIVDITFVMDYRGRRKTGEAYVQFEEPEMASQALLKHREEIGNRYIEIFPSRRNEVRTHVGSHKGKKIASSPTAKYITEPEMVFEEHEVNEDIRPMTAFESEKEIELPKEMSEKIPEAVDFGTTSSLHFVHMRGLPFQANAQDIINFFAPLKPVRITMEYSSSGKATGEADVHFDTHEDAVAAMLKDRSHVHHRYIELFLNSCPKGK, from the exons ATGGCCGGGACGCGCTGGGTGCTCGGGGCGCTGCTCCGAGGCTGCGGCTGCAACTGCAGCAGCTGCCGGCGCACCGGCGCCGCCTGCCTGCCCTTCTACTCGACTGCCGGCTCCTTTCCCTCGGGAGTCTCGGGTCGCCgccgcctgctgctgctgctcggggccgccgcggccgccgcctcTCAGACGCGGGGCTTCCAGAGCGGGCCTGTGACCGCCGGGAGGCTGGCGGGCCCTCCCACAGCGGCCGcgtccgccgccgccgccgcggccgctGCCTCGTACCCGGCCCTGCGCGCCCCTTTGCTGCCGCAGTCACTGGCGGCGGCTGCGGCGGGCCCGGCGCGGGGTTACAGCCAG GAATCCAAAACTACCTACCTGGAGGATCTTCCACCTCTCCCTGAGTATGAATTGCCTCCGTCCAAGTTGGGAGAGGAAGTGGATGATGTTTATCTCATTCGAGCTCAAGGATTGCCATGGTCTTGCACTGTAGAAGATGTGCTTAGCTTTTTCTCAG ACTGCAGAATTCGCAATGGTGAGAATGGAATTCATTTCCTCTTAAATAGAGATGGGAAACGAAGGGGTGATGCCTTAATTGAAATGGAGTCCGAGCAGGATGTGCAAAAAGCCTTAGAAAAACACCGCATGTACATGGGGCAGCGGTATGTGGAAG tctATGAGATAAACAATGAAGATGTGGATGCCTTAATGAAGAGCCTGCATGTCAAATCTGCACCTATGGTAAATGATGGAGTGGTTCGCTTGAGAGGACTTCCTTATAGTTGCAACGAGAAAGACATCGTAGATTTTTTTGCAG GACTGAATATAGTAGACATTACTTTTGTCATGGATTATagagggagaagaaaaacagGAGAAGCCTATGTGCAGTTTGAAGAACCAGAAATGGCCAGCCAAGCCCTTTTGAAACACAGGGAAGAAATTGGCAACCG ATATATAGAGATATTTCCAAGCAGAAGGAATGAAGTTCGAACACATGTTGGTTctcataagggaaaaaaaatagcatcttCTCCCACTGCTAAATATATAACTGAGCCAGAAATGGTCTTTGAAGAGCATGAAGTAAATGAGGATATCCGACCCATGACAGCTTTTGAAAGTGAGAAGGAAATAG AATTGCCTAAGGAGATGTCAGAAAAGATACCAGAGGCTGTTGATTTTGGAACTACGTCTTCACTACATTTTGTCCATATGAGAGGATTGCCTTTCCAAGCCAATGCCCAAGACATTATAAAT ttttttgcTCCATTGAAGCCTGTTAGAATCACCATGGAATACAGTTCCAGTGGGAAGGCCACTGGAGAAGCTGATGTGCACTTCGATACCCATGAGGATGCTGTTGCAGCTATGCTCAAGGATCGGTCCCATGTTC
- the GRSF1 gene encoding G-rich sequence factor 1 isoform X2, whose amino-acid sequence MESKTTYLEDLPPLPEYELPPSKLGEEVDDVYLIRAQGLPWSCTVEDVLSFFSDCRIRNGENGIHFLLNRDGKRRGDALIEMESEQDVQKALEKHRMYMGQRYVEVYEINNEDVDALMKSLHVKSAPMVNDGVVRLRGLPYSCNEKDIVDFFAGLNIVDITFVMDYRGRRKTGEAYVQFEEPEMASQALLKHREEIGNRYIEIFPSRRNEVRTHVGSHKGKKIASSPTAKYITEPEMVFEEHEVNEDIRPMTAFESEKEIELPKEMSEKIPEAVDFGTTSSLHFVHMRGLPFQANAQDIINFFAPLKPVRITMEYSSSGKATGEADVHFDTHEDAVAAMLKDRSHVHHRYIELFLNSCPKGK is encoded by the exons ATG GAATCCAAAACTACCTACCTGGAGGATCTTCCACCTCTCCCTGAGTATGAATTGCCTCCGTCCAAGTTGGGAGAGGAAGTGGATGATGTTTATCTCATTCGAGCTCAAGGATTGCCATGGTCTTGCACTGTAGAAGATGTGCTTAGCTTTTTCTCAG ACTGCAGAATTCGCAATGGTGAGAATGGAATTCATTTCCTCTTAAATAGAGATGGGAAACGAAGGGGTGATGCCTTAATTGAAATGGAGTCCGAGCAGGATGTGCAAAAAGCCTTAGAAAAACACCGCATGTACATGGGGCAGCGGTATGTGGAAG tctATGAGATAAACAATGAAGATGTGGATGCCTTAATGAAGAGCCTGCATGTCAAATCTGCACCTATGGTAAATGATGGAGTGGTTCGCTTGAGAGGACTTCCTTATAGTTGCAACGAGAAAGACATCGTAGATTTTTTTGCAG GACTGAATATAGTAGACATTACTTTTGTCATGGATTATagagggagaagaaaaacagGAGAAGCCTATGTGCAGTTTGAAGAACCAGAAATGGCCAGCCAAGCCCTTTTGAAACACAGGGAAGAAATTGGCAACCG ATATATAGAGATATTTCCAAGCAGAAGGAATGAAGTTCGAACACATGTTGGTTctcataagggaaaaaaaatagcatcttCTCCCACTGCTAAATATATAACTGAGCCAGAAATGGTCTTTGAAGAGCATGAAGTAAATGAGGATATCCGACCCATGACAGCTTTTGAAAGTGAGAAGGAAATAG AATTGCCTAAGGAGATGTCAGAAAAGATACCAGAGGCTGTTGATTTTGGAACTACGTCTTCACTACATTTTGTCCATATGAGAGGATTGCCTTTCCAAGCCAATGCCCAAGACATTATAAAT ttttttgcTCCATTGAAGCCTGTTAGAATCACCATGGAATACAGTTCCAGTGGGAAGGCCACTGGAGAAGCTGATGTGCACTTCGATACCCATGAGGATGCTGTTGCAGCTATGCTCAAGGATCGGTCCCATGTTC